In Syngnathus scovelli strain Florida chromosome 11, RoL_Ssco_1.2, whole genome shotgun sequence, one DNA window encodes the following:
- the ccdc66 gene encoding coiled-coil domain-containing protein 66 isoform X6 produces MYLGDGLLFELQNGKPKLIMVNHGVERNLFKNSFTPHQTYILNSRQPPRAENVRQRPAVQHSKAPRGAKAQAAGSKTSFKSSGAADKMRGAQMASKTREHRAAATRVETPPKVTSEFRKSCSTSAKGIAAQSERWAETSKMKQKDSLDEKAPKEVAARLSGEQVQHSLSDVQPSSYDQSTTEEHSQHVEDEVGGRKMDDHRVGCGETTSGKSPPNDNRSHGVLIGWLEQCDTNNRASVEAKKAQWRQQLNEQVALKQQQQQRGSTSLRLQAEEAGSSVQLEGCHKDQPAAIRSSLRLGAVTPIEEALVWEKKEEQRRLWLEGLDKQRDEISQRRKREKMLLNQRENHELWAAHFDSLQRKPPAVTLAPPAAPPTAPTLAPSGDREASSSLSLTWDASSSCGAESAGRASVDAGISDYPTKSSYLRSMTALLDPVQMEERERRRLKQLEQQRDIQTQVEERRRQKQEEEARRKKEEEEEERRIALDRDLLYRRYQQENLKHQEKRKEKKQPKMQDNDGDAGKLKEPTDVRMLHAATSVEDKRDTAVQTEVAPPPVRAECPPPRSRQDRAGKENEKKGKGGGAYETRRPEWNTHRPSRRFVPASERYPATLQRSRQESRLKRQEEILSLQHRNCLPASRPPSHKVDADRTSVSAIRGRSPPITQPSLQFIPYVRTDDVIHLDSTETSATPPPHTHTAPSWAPPPDASSCSSSPGDLLVLRGKQRQQEILRGLTQLRQKQKELESEVRRHGNELLSTSKC; encoded by the exons ATGTATCTCGG AGACGGACTGCTGTTTGAACTTCAAAATGGAAAACCCAAGTTGATTATGGTCAACCACG GCGTCGAGAGGAATCTTTTCAAG AATTCCTTCACGCCTCACCAGACCTACATCCTGAACAGCAGGCAGCCGCCCCGTGCGGAGAATGTGCGGCAGCGCCCGGCCGTGCAGCACTCGAAGGCTCCCAGAGGTGCCAAAGCACAGGCGGCAGGGAGCAAAACCTCCTTTAAGTCCAGCGGGGCAGCGGACAAAATGCGAGGCGCTCAGATGGCCTCCAAAACACGAGAGCATCGTGCGGCGGCCACCAGAGTGGAAACTCCACCCAAG GTGACGTCTGAGTTTCGGAAAAGCTGCTCTACCTCAGCCAAAGGGATAGCCGCACAGTCTGAAAGATGGGCTGAGACGTCCAAGATGAAACAAAAGGACTCGCTCGATGAGAAAGCGCCGAAAGAGGTAGCGGCACGTTTGAGCGGTGAGCAGGTGCAACACAGTCTCAGTGATGTCCAGCCCTCCAGCTACGACCAATCCACTACAGAGGAGCACAGTCAGCATG TAGAGGACGAAGTGGGAGGGCGAAAGATGGACGACCACAGAGTAGGATGTGGTGAAACCACAAGTGGAAAGTCACCACCTAACGACAACAG GTCTCACGGAgttctgattggctggctgGAGCAGTGCGACACTAACAACAGAGCATCAGTGGAAGCCAAGAAGGCTCAGTGGAGGCAACAActga acGAGCAGGTTGCCCtgaagcagcagcaacaacaacgtgGTTCAACCTCACTCAGGCTCCAG GCAGAGGAAGCAGGAAGTTCAGTTCAGCTGGAGGGTTGCCACAAAGACCAGCCGGCAGCCATCAGGTCAAGCCTTAGACTCGgg GCGGTGACTCCGATAGAGGAGGCTTTGGTGTGGGAGAAGAAAGAGGAGCAGAGGAGGCTCTGGCTGGAGGGTCTGGACAAACAGAGGGACGAGATCAGTCAGCGGAGGAAGCGAGAGAAAATGCTTCTCAATCAG AGAGAAAATCACGAGCTGTGGGCGGCACACTTTGACTCATTGCAGCGCAAACCTCCTGCAGTGACTCTCGCCCCACCCGCGGCCCCTCCCACGGCCCCAACCTTGGCCCCCTCTGGCGACCGGGAGGCATCGTCCAGCCTGTCCCTGACGTGGGACGCCTCCAGCAGCTGCGGAGCAGAGAGCGCAGGCCGAGCTAGCGTGGACGCCGGCATCAGCGACTACCCCACCAAGAGCAG CTATCTTCGGAGCATGACGGCCCTGCTGGACCCCGTCCAGATGGAGGAGCGCGAGAGGAGGAGGCTCAAGCAGCTGGAGCAGCAG AGAGACATCCAAACTCAGGTGGAGGAGCGCCGGCGGCAGAAGCAGGAAGAAGAGGCCAGGAggaaaaaggaggaggaagaggaggagaggagAATCGCGCTGGACAGGGACCTGCTGTACAGGAGGTACCAGCAGGAGAACCTCAAGCATCAGGAGAAACGCAAG gagAAAAAGCAACCAAAGATGCAAGATAACGATGGTGATGCCGGAAAATTGAAGGAGCCAACGGATGTGCGGA TGTTACATGCGGCCACTAGTGTGGAGGACAAGAGGGACACGGCCGTGCAGACGG AAGTGGCCCCTCCGCCCGTCAGAGCAGAGTGCCCCCCACCTCGCAGCCGCCAGGACAGAGCaggaaaggaaaatgaaaaaaaaggaaaaggaggCGGGGCCTACGAGACGAGGAGGCCAGAGTGGAACACACACAG GCCGAGTCGACGCTTCGTTCCCGCATCGGAGCGTTACCCGGCCACACTGCAAAGGAGCAGGCAGGAGAGTCGACTCAAGAGGCAGGAGGAGATCCTCAGTTTGCAGCACAGGAACTGCCTCCCAGCAAGTCGGCCCCCGAGCCACAAG GTGGATGCTGATCGTACGAGCGTTTCCGCTATAAG AGGGCGCTCTCCTCCCATCACGCAACCTTCCTTGCAGTTCATCCCATACGTCCGCACCGATGATGTCATCCACTTGGACTCCACGGAGACGTCTGCCACGCCCCCTCCTCACACCCacacag CGCCAAGCTGGGCACCTCCTCCTGACGCCTCCtcatgctcttcctcccccggagaTCTTCTTGTCCTGCGTGGAAAACAGAGACAGCAGGAAATCCTCAGAGGCCTGACGCAACTACGACAG AAGCAGAAGGAGCTGGAGAGTGAGGTTCGACGTCATGGCAACGAGCTATTGTCAACCTCCAAATGTTAG